In Suncus etruscus isolate mSunEtr1 chromosome 9, mSunEtr1.pri.cur, whole genome shotgun sequence, the genomic window AGGACACAGGGACATGCTACTATATACACACGGCATGCACAGTCAGGGCATACGCCTGCAGCGGCATATACGTACACAGAAACACACATGGGCTCTGTCACACACTGGGCAACCTCGTGTAGCCACGCAGTCCACCCATGGGCACAAGAGGACACCCAGGGGCAGTGTCACACATGTAACCGCGACACACGCTGTTCCATCGAATAGGCATGCAGGGCACACGCATGCAACGTCACGTAGTTACCAGTGACACGCATGAGCGATGAGTGTCACACACTATACTCCATGCAGCCCACATCTCCCTTCTGCAGGATGGATCTCGGGGTTCCACCACGCGCCTCGGTTGTCCTCTAGCACGTGGGGAGCGGGCACTTGGGGTGGTGGTCGATGGCAATGGAAGGTGCTACCCGGGGTGACCCTTATCTCAGGGAGCCCCGGAGAAGCTGCACCAGAGGCTGATCCTGAGGCTGAGCCCCAAACCTCTCGGCTAGGCCTacctggaccccccccccccaacaaatccCACGAACCCAGGGCTGGATGCAGCCTGGCTGACCAGGTGACAGAGGCCAGCACTGTCCCACCTTGTCCCCTCTTCACATCGCGGCTCACCCGGCTCCACCTCACCGAGGTCCACGTGAGGGAGGCCCCAAGCATGGTCGCCGCCCCCTCTGCCCTGGGCAGGCCTTGATTGCCTCAATGCCAGCAGACAGGGCCGGGTGCCCAGGAATTGGCCCTGGGACAGTTTCCTCATCTCAGGAGGGGAAACTGAGGATGGATGAGGGTTTGGCGGGTCCACTTGGGGTTCTGCCTCTGGGCCAGCAGCTCCCGAACTCCAACTCCGAACCCCTCTGACCCTTGCTCCGGTCACCAGCTGCCCCTCCCGCCCAGCATCTCACCCCTGCCCGACCCCAGCTCGGGCGCTCCCTCCGGCAGAGGCCCCTGGGCCCTGCTGTGCGGGGCTCCAGGTTCCAGGCTCCAGCATTCGGGCTGCAACTGGGTGGCACTGGCATCTCCTCCCCCAGCAGTGCGGGCGCCCCATCCGATCCGCAGAGGCCCCGAGGGCGCTGCAGCCCCGTCCCCAGACACCCCGCGACGGGCCCGGGCCACGGTCACGTCGACCCCATCTCCTTCCCATACCCCCGCGCGTCCCAGGTTCGGACCCCGGATCCCCCGCGCCCCCAGCCGTGTGGGCCCGGCCAGGTCGCCAGGCTCTCACCCGAGCGAGAAGGAATTGATGGCGGGCGAGGAAGCGGGGCCCGGGGGCCACAGAAGGCAGGCGGGGGGCGCGGGACGGGTCGGTCCGGTCGGGGATGTCCCTGCCTGTCTGCCCAGGAGCCGGACCCGCGGCCCCGAGAGCTCAGGACGCAGCGGCTTGGTCTGCTCGCTCGGTCTCGGGGAGCCGCGCGTGTCCGGGCCAAACGCGTCCTCAGCCCCCGGGCCCCCCAACCTCCTGCATCGCGTCCCCGGGGCCCCGTCCCCAGGCCTCGCGCCCCCCGTGACGCGTTTCCAGACCCTGCAGCCCCCGCCGCGCGTTCAGCGGTCCCATCCCCTGTTCCCAGGCCCCGCGCCCGAGTTCCACGTCTCCAGACCCAGAGCCCCTAATTTCGTGTCTCCAGGGCCCGCGCCCAATTCCATAGCTCCAGGCCCTGAGCCCCCAATTTCCCCCAATTTCCCGAGGCCTCGTGCCCTCGTTCCATATCTCCAGGCCCCGCGCCCCAATTTCACGTCCCCAGACCCGGCGTCCCGAATTCTCCATCTCCAGGCTCCGCGCCCCACGCCCCACGTTCGGCGCTCCTCGTTCCTTGTTCCCAGGCCCCGCGCCCCCAATCCCGCCTTTCCAGACCCTGCACCCCGATTCTGCGTGTCCAGGCCGCGTCCCCGTTCCACACCTCCAAGTCCCGCGCCCCAATTTCACGTCCCCAGGCCCCGCGCGTCCCGAATTGCACACCTCCAGACCCCGCGCTCCCCACCCCGTCTCTCCAGGCCCCGCGCCCCAAATCCCGCGTCCCCAGGCCTCGTGTCCCCCCCATCCCGCATCTCCAGACCCCGCGTTCCCGGCCCCCCGCGCTCCTCCGTCCTCCTTGCCCGCGCCCCTCTCACCTCGCTCAGGCTGGCCGCGGCCGGGGCGCACGGGGACCCGCTGGGCGCTCAGGGCGCCCGCCCGGCCGAGCCGCCCCTGGGCCCGCGGGTGGCGCTCGCCGGGGCCGGGGCGCGCGCTCCCCGGTCCCCGCGCATCCCAGGCGCTCCGGGGCGCGGGCGTGCGTCGGTCGGTCCGTCGGCCTGTCcttctgtccgtccgtccgtcgggCGGGCCGGGGCGGGCGGCGGGTCGGGGCCGCCTGGGCCGCAGTGACAGGCCGGGCGGGCGGCGGGCAGCCGGGGTGAGGTCATGCGCGGCGAGCAGGGCCCTGACGTCACCCGCAGCCAATCAGCGCGCGGCGCTCCGGGCGGGTGACGTCACCGGGCCGGGCTGCGGGAGCCGCCGAGGGGCCCCCGGTCCCCGCCCTCGCCCGGCCCGCGCCCCGCGCCGCCGGGCCCGGGACCCCCTTGTGCGGGAAGCCCTCCGGCGCGCGCGCCCGGAGCGCCCGGGCGAGGGATCGCGCGGCTCGTGTCC contains:
- the LOC126018837 gene encoding basic proline-rich protein-like; its protein translation is MRVWRVHLGFCLWASSSRTPTPNPSDPCSGHQLPLPPSISPLPDPSSGAPSGRGPWALLCGAPGSRLQHSGCNWVALASPPPAVRAPHPIRRGPEGAAAPSPDTPRRARATVTSTPSPSHTPARPRFGPRIPRAPSRVGPARSPGSHPSEKELMAGEEAGPGGHRRQAGGAGRVGPVGDVPACLPRSRTRGPESSGRSGLVCSLGLGEPRVSGPNASSAPGPPNLLHRVPGAPSPGLAPPVTRFQTLQPPPRVQRSHPLFPGPAPEFHVSRPRAPNFVSPGPAPNSIAPGPEPPISPNFPRPRALVPYLQAPRPNFTSPDPASRILHLQAPRPTPHVRRSSFLVPRPRAPNPAFPDPAPRFCVSRPRPRSTPPSPAPQFHVPRPRASRIAHLQTPRSPPRLSRPRAPNPASPGLVSPPSRISRPRVPGPPRSSVLLARAPLTSLRLAAAGAHGDPLGAQGARPAEPPLGPRVALAGAGARAPRSPRIPGAPGRGPNQRAALRAGDVTGPGCGSRRGAPGPRPRPARAPRRRARDPLVREALRRARPERPGEGSRGSCPAPRGGGWGWNKGPPRPGPWAPAFVRGVPGRLSGSPGRRPRARNPLGSSAPEGRAWAGGVDAGSPVPTVWTRATGARAKPGDAGPKRDAAPSAWWCPTRVSSQGREVGAPGVRGTAFGARLSPGSARRLLLGDAVGCRRDPNPGSRFRASAFPAVVPRSGPPDALSAGVPDPGAPRRRIRTEGQATRPKAAERVRRVPSGRVRGVRTPELDPAPPSRPAFAPLRVARCSRSS